A stretch of DNA from Oncorhynchus keta strain PuntledgeMale-10-30-2019 chromosome 17, Oket_V2, whole genome shotgun sequence:
ACGGCCACACAAAGGGAATGCCACTGGGAAATTGAAGGCATTATCAAGTGTTTGCCAAATTGTAAATGAGAGACTGATAAAGTGTGAGCAGcctgtacaaaaaaaaaacaaagcagagctcatgcctttcatgcatCATTAGTCatatcatgcagccttagaatgtattaaaaatccaGCCCAATGTTTATATCTCAACTAAAGTTGCATAAACAACTCTAAATTaagaatatacagttgaagtcggaagtttacatacacttaggttggagtcattaaaacttgtttttcaaccactccacaaatgtactgttaacaaactatagttttggcaagttggttaggacatctacttagtgcatgacacaagtagtttTTACAAAAATTGTGAACAGACTTGTAATtaactgtattacaattccagtgggtcagaagtttacatacactaagttgactgtgtctttaaacagcttggaaaattccagaaaattatgtcatggctttagaagcttctgataggctaatagacatcatttgagtcaattggaggcgtgcctgtggatgtatttcaaggcctaccttcaaactcagagtctctttgcttgacatcatgggaaaatcaaaagaaatcagccaagaccacaaGTCTgattccaaatgcctgaaggtaccacattcatctgtacaaacaatagtacgcaagtataaacactatgggaccacacagccatcataccgctcaggaaggagacacgttctgtttcctagagatgaacgtactttgttacgaaaagtgcaaatcaatcccagaacaacagcaaaggaccttgtgaagatgctggaggaaacaggtacaaaagtaggTGTTtcttcagctatgttcaattgtattctttataatataaaataatgccatggaattcaAAACAAATCTTGTCTACTAAactaactagtgtagcccacagccatatggcagagccagatcagggcctaacacaAGGACaactattctgttcttctgaaataaattacattttcttcatatgaTGTTTCTTTAGACCCATCTAAAATAATAGATGTATTGTGATGGTATAGGCTATATCATTTTTtgtaaatgtagatgttccaaaggtctgcatcagtggcttgtagactGCGTGTGAAAACCAGGAGATaagtgtttatgttaattaatggtcaattaccTTGAGACATGCAGTTATCTGCTTGACAATCACTGGCTGACAAAAATGTATGACTGCCACAGCCCCTACGTGTAGGTACtttatgtacggcaggaccaaatcagagagataagtAGGAGCGAGTCCATGCAATGATTTGTATGTTAACAgtaaaaacttgaaatcagccctagctttaacaggaagccagtgtagagaggctggCACTGGAGTAATGTGGTCAAAAAAATAATATTGGAATAATTTTATGGGAAGAAAACAAAGGCTGTGCAACCTAACTCTTGTAAGGaataaatgaaggtaaaataaatataacCCTTTTTCAGAACTCCAAAGGGTGTGCGATGTGTCCCTACTTTGTGAACATTCCAATGTTTTTTTGAGGTGTTTAGGTCACATGGTCAAGGAGTTATTGAATCATTTTATTAAAAAGTCAAATGCTGTGCAACATAAACTCTCTATGTAAGGAAGAAATTAACGTTGAAATGTAGTTGCTAAGTCATGTGGTTGAAGAGCTATAGAAATTATAAAGTTTAAAATATTTATATAAACTCATGTAAGTGCTTTTGGGGGAAACCAAATGCTGTGCAATGTGTGTCCCTATCCTGTCAACAATATGAAGTTGGTTTGAGGTGCCTAGGTCATGTCATCAAAGAGCTATTATATTGTAAGTGATTTTAcaattgaacacacacacacacacatatatatacagtatatatatacatacacacaaacacacacagcaaaaaaagaaaagtcctctcactgtcaactgcgtttattttcagcaaatttaacgtgtaaatatttgtatgaacataagattcaaaaactgagacataaactgaacaagttccacaggcatgtgactaacagaaatggaataatgtgtccctgaacaaagggggggttaaaatcaaaagtaacagtcagtgtctggtgtggccaccagctgcattaagtactgcagttaatctcctcctcatggactgcaccagatttgcccgttcttactgtgagatgttaccccactctcccaCCAAGAcgcctcaaatcaaatcaaatgtatttgtcacatacacatggttagcagatgttaatgcaagtgtagcgaaatgcttgtgcttctagttccgatatatatatatatatgccatttagcagacgcttttatccaaagcgacttacagtcatgtgtgcatacattctacgtatgggtggtcccggggatcgaacccactaccctggcgttacaagcgccatgctctaccaactgagctacagaaggaccacgataatgcagtaataaccaacgagtaatctaacctaacaattccaaaactactaccttatacacacaagtgtaaagggataaagaatatgtacatagagatatatgaatgagtgatggtacagaacggcataggcaagatgcagaagatggtatcgagtacagtatatacatatgagatgagtaatgtagggtatgtaaacaaagtggcatagtttatagtggctagtgatacatctattacataaagatgcagtatattatagattacagtatatacatatacatatgagatgagtaatgtagggtatgtaaacattatattaagtagcattgtttaaagtggctagtgatataatttccatcaattcccattattaaagtggctggagttgagtcagtgtgttggcagctgccactcaatgttagtggtggctgtttaacagtctgatggccttgagatagaagctgtttttcagtctctcggtcccagctttgatgcacctgtactgacctcaccttctggatgatagcggagtgaacaggcagtggctcgggtggttgttgtccttgatgatctttatggccttcctgtgacatgtaggtgtcctggagagcaggtagtttgcccccggtgattcgttgtgcagacctcactaccctctggagagccttacggttgtgggcggagcagttgcagtaccaggcggtgatacagcccgacaggatgctctcgattgtgcatctgtagaagtttgtgagtttCCACCATCATTTTCAAATAATTTCATTACAAATCATATGTgattttttctggatttttttcttctcattttgtctgtcatagttgaagtgtacctatgatgaaaattacaggcctcatctctttaagtgggagaaattgcacaattggtggctgactaaatacttttttgccccactgtatgtataaaaTGAATAATTTTATGAGAAAACCCAAGGGTGTGCAACATTTCTCTCCATGTTAGGAATAATGGACAATTGAAATAAGGTTGCTAAATCAAGCAGTTGAAGAGGTATTGACATATTGAATATTGTGATCATGCACTTTCACGGACCCTAACTAGTTGCATTGACGGTGCGCTAGGCTGCCTACACCATTGCGATGTATGAAACTCGGTTCGGAATGTGTCAAATAAGACCTGTGCAATGTTGCACATATTTTTTCCCCCTTCATAGTCTCTTACCGGAGGTCGTTTGCGAGTTATTGAAGTTTGAAGGTCCGAATGTCTTTTTTATTTTAACATTTGCTGCCGAGTGGCGCAAAGGTCTAACATAATAATTTTGTCCCCCCCACACCAGATTCGATCAGGacatgcaggttgaaatatcaaaactaactctgaaccaactatattaatttgagGACTGGTCGAAAAGCGTTAAACATGTACGGCAATTTAGCTAGCTGTTAGCTAATTTGCCCTGGGATATAcatttgggttgttattttacctgaaatgacCAAGGATCTCTACTCctacaattaatccacagattaACAGTCAACCAAATTTGTTTCTCGTAATCTCTCCTTCAGGTTTTTCTTCTTTTGACATTTTATATAgcagttggcaaccaactttaaagGTGGATTACCACAACTGACTGGAGTATGAACCTcaattcatctttcaatcacatgtgtatatgctcctaaaaacaaaTGAGATGCGAGAGGCAGGATTTGCAGGCCATTAAACTTCACAAATAGAACCAAATTACATTTTAGCGCCTGGCCACGCAGACGTGCACGAACAACATTTGTTAACATGTGTAAATTTATTTGGCAACATTCACAGCAGTGTCTGGTCAGCGCATAAAGATATGCAGCAATGCGTTGGTCTGTAGACAGACAAGTGTATAATAAACATTGGCTCTGCTGTTGGCCTCTGGAGTTTATAGATTAATAATTTTACAGCTGTATAGCGAACGCTTCTCATTTAATGATCTTCTTGTGCATTGGGAAATTATAAAGCTAGGGAACATTTGCAGTTATCTAAAAGTTCCATCAAAATGTATTCTCTAAAAATATTATTTCTCAATAAAGGAATAAATGGACTGACACCAAACACCCCCTGAATTTAGAAATATGTATTGCATTAATAAGAACAGTTTACCATTCACAGAGATGTATACTTTGACAGGTTTCAACTGCTGTTTTCTCATTCTTGAATTTAAAGCTTCTTTTTTCAAAGCTTTGCATAATAAAACTTACACATCATGGCTATTCTTACAAAGATATAGAACTAGCACACTGGAGAAAGACTAATCTTAGAAGGGATATTTAAATCGTTCATTTGAGTAACCTGTacaccccaaaaaaaaaaaaaaagccaaaaCGGTAAACAGTGGCAAAAATTGAGCTTCCAAATATACATGAACAGCTGGATCTCCATTGACAGGTATGTAGACAGAAGTACAGAGACTTCCTCAACTATTGTGATTTCCACAGACGTGTAACCAACCAGTGGATACCAATCCTGATCCTGTAAGACTACAAAGTATACAGGTATGCTTTCCTTCCAACCCAACACTAGCGCACCTGATTCAACGTATTTTATGAACACTAAGACCATAGTCAATTGAATTAGGTGCTGTAGCACGAggttggaacaaaagcctgcgcACCCCAGGACTCTAAGACAAGGCTTGGTAACCACAGGTGTAGACAGTCAGTGTACTACAGGGCATTGTACTCCACGCACTTTGAGGGGTCTGTGGAGAAGTGTTTCTGGCAGATAGTCATCAACCTTTTTAGTCCCTGTTGAAGAGAGAGCAGACGTTAAGATATGTTCACAAGAAGGCTGAGCAGTCAGCTATCTTACTTATGACACTATTTGGGTTAACCCAGAGGTTAGGAGTCATCTTTGATCCAAGTTATATTCAGAGGTTAACTCGGAGGTCCTAACCTGGATGTATTTTCTCTGGGTCTCGTCGTTGAGGACGTGGGCCACGTGTTTGGAGAAGATCTTCTCTCGCCCCGTACGGGCGTGGATGCCCACCATGGTCACCCCGATGGGCCAGGGGGCATTACCAATGGCCATCTGCAGGTATGCATCGTTCGCCTGGAACAGACAAGCACAGTTTAAGGACAACCGCCCAATCTTAGTTTAGTTACATCATACTAAACACAAAACACCCAATATAAGTGATAAGTGACAACAGGTAGAAAACAAGTTCAATACCTTTACATATTCTCTCTGCAGCATGAATTTAATGATGTCTGTGATTGATTCTTTGATGTCTGCTGGCAAACTCTAAAAAACAAAGAATGACAATAAAACAAGACCATATCCACCATACCCTTTTCACAGGGGGCAGTTCTGAGGTGAACACACCTTCTTGCGTAGTTTCCGGAATAGAGGTTTGAGGTAGGACTCAGTCTGTTTCTGGGTGGCGCTGGCCAGCTTGCCCTGGACGCTGCGCTTCACGTGGTCCTCTCGACCGTTCAGGTCCTTCGCCCAGACTCCCAGCAGGAACTACAGACCACAACAAACTATATCCACAAATGCCAAGAAACTACTGACCATAACACAACCATGTTAAGCACACAAacgttatatatttttttacatctcCATCACAGCATTACAATAAATAATTACAACACTGGATAGAGATCACATCAGCAACTGTTGAATTAGCAAACAACTCTCCCTGAAGCAAAAAGCTGAGCATAACGCTCCGTCTCACCCTAAGGACTTTGTCGATGACATCCTGGTCCCCATTGTCATCTCCCGTTCCCAGAGATTTACCCAGGGCCTGTAGGACAACAAATACCAAACAAGAGGACAAAGGGAAAACATTGTTCTTATGATGCATTGACACATAGGACTTTGTTTGATCTGTGGTAGAAGAGGGACATTCAGCACTTTTTTTATTTACAATTGTGGATTTAAATGTGGCCCTTAAACCCTGAGGTAAGAACAAATATAGTGGCTTTTGTGACTCTCCAGTCGCTGTGTACCTCCAGCTCCTCGATGGTTGTGTCTGCCTCGTGTACTCTTAGGTCGAATTGTGTGTCCACCTCACCCGGCTCCCCAGTGCCCCCTACGATCTCATTCAGGTACTGTGCATCAATCTTATCCATGGCTGCCTTCAGGTCGTTCCTCAAACCCTGCCCAGAGAATACACAGTAACACAGGTGATCATCTTTACATCACAGGTTGTCAGTTCCTGAAAAGTCACGTATAATGTTCTGGGCTAGCATGTACACAACACTACCAGGGACAATGAGAGGTGAGTGTTTAAAAGTGTGCCCAACTCTTCTTTAACCTTACAAAAACAATATAAAACCCACCACAAAAACAAAGAGCAAGTTTGCACCACCACCCTGCCTCATAACAGTGACAGGATGTTACCTTGTTGACTTCCGGAGCGAGAATCTCAATCTTCCTGAGCCTCTGGAAGGCCTCGTAGTCTGACTCTGCAAACAGACGCACCGGTTCCCCTCGCTCCCTCAGCCGCCGGATCACCTGGACAAACAAACAAGCACGTCTCCTCCCTGTTCATACCAACTGAACAGAACCCAGGAGGCTTGACACAATAAAAACCATCTCTGATTGGCTGACTCACCTCCTGCCGAGAGAGCGACATTGGCAGCTTCTCCTCAGTCAGCTCCAACTCTAAAGTGCTATTGGACGAGGTGGAGGGATCTgctttctcctctttcttctccatCTTTGAGATAACACAGAGGTAAAATGGAGAGAGGGGCATGGGTTAGTTTCCTGCTTTCACTGCTATAgtgtaccacagtatgagtcataataacCAGCATTCAAACAGgttccattcatttttcccaaagGGGATTTTAggaacacttaaaataagggctgttcATGTAGGCTTAACCTGGCATGTagttttgataaccgtgtaaatcttTTTTTGACAACGTGACTTATCTATTCACCTGTATTTACCTCCAAAAATGCTAATTAGGCTAGCAAAAAGAGCTACAAATGCCATGATCTGGACGAGACTACCAAATCAAGGCAAAGGTAAATTAATCCAGAGATTCTAATATTAGCTAAATGTAGTACTGAATAAATTGGCAAAATCTTACATTTACAATTTTatgaactgtcttgtgcaagttttaaattgacacaatacctgttagcaaaaggtgtcagctagagatgacatgCAGAAGCTTGCAAGGATGTTGTTTtgcatgtctactttgatgctaatcaGAATTTTTAAACGAGTAAAGACTAATATATTGATAAATAATTACATGGTTCTCAATGTCACGTCAGGGTAAGGATACACAAAACACAGGGTATTTTAGAATAACTTAAAATAAACGCTATGAGAAAAATGAATAGTGGAAAAAAGTATTcaaaccatttccctgtttgaccgctaggtttataagtattatgacacctccactgtggggctctagtGGCTAAACTCAGATGTCTCCAATACAATTGGCTctcaccagagatctgtatatataATGACAAGGTGCTCATGTCGCCGTCCTAACAATAGGAGTTAGCAGGAAGGCATTCAACaagcttaggtccaaaataagcccatagaaacgcattgggctTATTTGGGACAGATTTTGTCGAGAGTGAAACCTCCTCTCTCAGCTGGTGAAGTTTTATCATAATCATCCTCAAACGGCAAAAATGCCAGCAGAAGAGGTAGAGCGTGCTCACTCCGTACTGTCATGCAGAGACATTATCTATTGCTGCTGACTCACCTGGGACCAGCAGTCTCTTCCAAAGCAAACCAATACTGTAAATAGAAAGACTGCTGGTATACAAATCCATCATACCATTTCAAAGCAGCATGAACATAGGAAAAACACTGTTGCACGTAGACCATCTTCATGGCTGTTAAAAATCATGTTTTAAATTATTAAACCACTGCATAGCCATTTCATCTTTCAAATATATGTCGGGttgggttgcaaagggtcggaaactgTCCGGAAATTTTCCATGGGAAATTAAGCCCGGGAATTTTGCTTAGATTCATTTAAAAGAAAGTTTGCATATAACAGGGAACCTTTGTGGGATACACatggcaattctaggtcttgtggcatattttggttaaactatccccaattcaatggaattgcaaacCTCTGCAAgcacagtgcactcttccatcacatgttcaggtgattctcaagatcttgtacactaatgagatgctattgagcccacactagtACTGTccgagccaaggactacatgctttttGGTAGGTTTTGATTACAATACAGGGAGGGGTGAATATATTTTCTGACATgatttttgttaactagtaaatagtagcctacagcaaagtgtgtttaaatcatttctaacttgttaattTCTGCTGATTAGTTTgttaccatgtgggttttagcttgcttgagcctgctaactggacggttaattcacctgtttccatacatgtttcattttaagaCCTCTTTAAAACATCTTACAAAaagagttgtttaatctaactgcttaactatttatttGTACATGGAGACATTTCACTACAGCTAATGTAGAatgaaaagctgtgtacatttgcaaatactgtggcaaatatgtgaagaatgcaacaaagatgcagaatctggccaagtgcataaagttccctcagcgttCACAACAAACAacctgacaaaagtccctctacttctattcgtgGTGAAAATTATGAATCAGGCACCTTATCggtagcaacagctcatggttcTCCTGGAATTTGAAGTGTTTTTTGACTCATTGGAGGAGCGTAgtcagaaatgctgatgaatgccTTGCATGCAACtagttcacctctgatgctcacaggcaatgtgtattggaagagatttctgaatgttcttcacccagGATACACCCCTCCAACAAGACATGCTTCATCTACTAATGTGCTGTATGCAGAGTTCAACTGAGTTCAAGTGAAGATCAAGCAAATCAGAGCAAGCAGACTATTGCAATCATCTCCGATGGttggtcgaatgttcgtgggcaaggaataattaactacatctccaaccctcaaccagtattctacaagagcacagacaaggGACATACACACCGGTAtttacattgcagatgagctgaaggcagtcaatgacttggaccacagaaggtatttgcactggtgacaatGCTacaaacatgaaggctgcttggtctgaagtggaggagtcctaccctcacatcacacccattggctgtgctgctcatgcactGAAtatgctcctcaaggacatcatgataCTGAAAacaagttgcaaaccgtagtctggctttcttatggcggttttggagcagtggcttattccttgcagagaggcctttcaggttatgtcgatataggactcattttactgtggttatagatacttttgtaccggtttcctcgaGCATCTTCactaggtcctttgctgttgttctgggattgatttcccCTTTTCAAACcaacgtacgttcatctctaggagacagaacgcgtctccttcctgagcggtatgacggctgcgtggtcccatggtgtttatacttgtgtactattgtttgtacagatgaatgtggtatcgtcaggcgtttggaaattgctcgcaaggatgaaccagagttgTGAAGGGCTACAAttttttatgaggtcttggctggttTCTTTTTCTTATATAATTTTATgtaattttccaagttgtttaaaaggcacagtcaactcagtttgtaaacttctgaccaactggaattgtgatacagcgaAATAATcggtctgttaacaattgttggaaaatttacttgtgtcatgcacaaagtagatgtcttaacagactttccacaaatttcttgttaacaaactatagttttggcgtggttgaaaaattagttttaatgactccaaactaagtgtatgtaaacttccgacttcaactgtatcctaTCAGCCACCTGGCGGAAGGGACTGAGGCTCTTTCCCTTGTTGCCTCCAtgatcctccaaatcccaccaactacagccgcaactggtccttgtttgggaacacacacacaccaggctgaCCAATAcgagggttgaaaaattggtggaaaCCTGGGCAAATGTTAGgctttttttttgttgcctgaCAACAAGCCATTcccaaggttggaaagtgacagtgaagatgaggcctcagagtctgatgttcaagaggtggacatgaagacagcggagtcaatcaccaccaccttccggagacacctgaaaccccacctcttcaaggaatacctaggatagggtaagtaatccttctcaccccccctaaaaagatttagatgcactattgtaaagtggctgttccactggatgtcataaggtgtatgcaccaatttgtaagtcgctctggataagagcgtctgctaaatgacttaaatgtaaatgtaagaggtccagggagaagacagaaGTCTGAGAGGAAGATTATTTTACAGTTggatgttgaaaatgttttttttgggtaggtgcgatggatcattggggatcattcaacattccattttgttgttcagtgaaattaCCATGTGAGTCAACTCAATTAATTAAAGTTCAATGCGGAACTTTAATTGTTTTTTATTTCTATTGTTAGGATTTAATCATATCTACATGATAAGATAGAAGAATTATGTTTGTCTCCATATGATACGGTAAATATATTCAATGCATTcatgttaattcccatatatttaattcccatatattcctgttaattcccacggaaagtttccacctctgaatattccccaaaatgtgcaaccctactgATGGGTCATGCTTTTAGAAGCACATGCATCTCTTCACCTTAAGATTGTGTTTCTAGGAAGAGCACAatcaaaataattttaaaaagtacAACACAAAAGCCCCCAAAATGCACAAAGAATTCAAGTCAGGTGCAGGTGCTGCATTTGTAAGCTAAACCCCACTTTATAGGCACATTTAGAGCTGTATTAGTCAGCTGAATTGAAATGCAGTTCTCCCCACACATGAGCGATTCTCAAAAGTAAGGCAAAACCTGCAAACACAAACGGGGAAAAACAAAGTTGTTTCTACTACAAAGGCCCATATCAAACTCATTTGAAATATAAGAGGCAAAGCCTGATTAACCCAAAACTTAAAAAAGCAAAAGGATAAACTGACAACAGAGCCTAAACTCATGCTCAACATGGCTATGTCCCAACTCTCCATTCCTTgccccctctccttccagacaaCTGATCAGTGAAGGGACTGAATACAACCCACACATCCACCACTTAAATTGGACATGTCTAAGCAACATGACTAAAGCTCTAAGCTTATTGGAAGGATGGGTGGAGCAATCATAATATATTTCTACACTGTGCTTACATTCAGGTAACATTGAAGCAGCCTGGAGGAAAGAACTAGGTAATGGGTTATTTTTGGACTGTATATAGCTAGCTTGCTGCTAGATACATTTCCTCCATATTTTGAACTCATCAAGTCCTTGCAGACAGGTACAATTGAAGGGAAGAAGCAGTGGAAAGGGGAGCTTTGCAAGATTTTTG
This window harbors:
- the prpf18 gene encoding pre-mRNA-splicing factor 18 isoform X2 — protein: MDFLKAEIVRKRKLIEDKDLINDSKKYFKRADLARKEEDEYFERCGYKMEKKEEKADPSTSSNSTLELELTEEKLPMSLSRQEVIRRLRERGEPVRLFAESDYEAFQRLRKIEILAPEVNKGLRNDLKAAMDKIDAQYLNEIVGGTGEPGEVDTQFDLRVHEADTTIEELEALGKSLGTGDDNGDQDVIDKVLRFLLGVWAKDLNGREDHVKRSVQGKLASATQKQTESYLKPLFRKLRKKSLPADIKESITDIIKFMLQREYVKANDAYLQMAIGNAPWPIGVTMVGIHARTGREKIFSKHVAHVLNDETQRKYIQGLKRLMTICQKHFSTDPSKCVEYNAL
- the prpf18 gene encoding pre-mRNA-splicing factor 18 isoform X1 codes for the protein MDFLKAEIVRKRKLIEDKDLINDSKKYFKRADLARKEEDEYFERCGYKVQKEAPERQMEKKEEKADPSTSSNSTLELELTEEKLPMSLSRQEVIRRLRERGEPVRLFAESDYEAFQRLRKIEILAPEVNKGLRNDLKAAMDKIDAQYLNEIVGGTGEPGEVDTQFDLRVHEADTTIEELEALGKSLGTGDDNGDQDVIDKVLRFLLGVWAKDLNGREDHVKRSVQGKLASATQKQTESYLKPLFRKLRKKSLPADIKESITDIIKFMLQREYVKANDAYLQMAIGNAPWPIGVTMVGIHARTGREKIFSKHVAHVLNDETQRKYIQGLKRLMTICQKHFSTDPSKCVEYNAL